GTTGTGATCACGCACTGGAAGGTCGGCCGGCACCGGGACCACCGCATCGCCTCAGAGCTTGTGCGCGACGCCTGCTTCCTGAGCGGCCTCTCCAAGCTCGATCTGCCGTCGCCCCCCTTTCGGCCGAAAAAATTGATCTACGCCACGGCCTTTCGAGAGGATGCTGGGCCGCCCGACTTCGTCGTCGACGTAACCGAGCAGATGGAACGGAAGCTTGATGTCATCGTCCTCTATACGACGCAGTTCGAAGGAGTCACCCAGGCAGGTGAGGTCTACCCCGGCGGAGATCGACGACTGAGTGAACAGATTCGCGCTCAGATGGCCCACTACGGATCACTCATCCGGGTGCCGTACGGTGAACCCTTCCATACAGATGAAACGATGGAAGTCGACGAGATTTCGACCCTGGGCGTTTCAACCTACTGAGGCTGTTGGGTAGCGGAGTCAGGGCCACTACGCTCGACACCTCGAGTAACCGACGACGCCACGAGAGAACTTCGGAGCCGTGCACCCCCGAAGCAGTCGAGCCCGCGCTACCCCACCGTGCGCCAGCCACGACCACAGCCACGCTCAGATCTAGACCAGCAGGTGACCGATCGGTTCCCCCTATGCCAGGTGCGCCCACACTTCGGGCTGGTCCTGGACAGGAGAGTCAGCAATGAGTCGCTGCTAGGCGCCGTCGTGCAACGCTGCTGTATCCCGCTCTCTGAAGGCAAACACCGTCCCGTGTACCGTCGATTGAAAATGAGACGGCTGGCCCTCTGGGAACGGCGGATTGCGAAGGGTCACTCGACCTCAATAGAGGGAGTTCGGTAGGCGCCAAGGCTCTGGCGGTTAACTTATGGGCAGCCCTCACCCCGGCAACTCGACGCACGGGCTGGGTTATAACGTCTAACTCGACCAATCCTTCGGCAGAATTCATGAATCCGGCCTATCTCGACCACGCCGCCACCACACCGGTCCGAAAAGAGGTACGCGCAGTGATGGAGCCCTACGCTCTCGGAGCGTTCGGCAATGCGTCTAGTACGCACCGCTGGGGCCAGGTCGCGCGGGCGGCCCTGGAGAATGCCCGAGCCGAGATAGCCGAGTCCCTAGGAGCTCAGCCTTCCGAGATTCGCTTCATTCGTGGAGGTACGGAGTCCGATAACCTCGCGCTCATCGGTTCGTACCGGGCGCAGCGTGAGTCATCCGACGGACGGGCACCTTCCGTGGTGGTCACGGCCGTCGAGCATAGCGCCGTGCTCGAAACTGCTGCCTATCTGGAGACGTCGGAGGGAGCGAGTCTGACGACCCTTCCCGTGTCACCAGACGGAACCGTCGATCTCTCAGCTCTGGAGCCCGCAATTGCCGACGGCCCTGCGACGGTGTCGATGATGTGGGTCAACAACGAAACAGGGATCATTCTTCCGGTCGGCGAGGCCACGCAAAGAGCACACCGTCTAGGGGCGCTGATGCACACCGATGCCTGCCAAGCCCTTGGAAAAGTGCGTGTCCACGTAGGGGATGTCCCTGTCGACCTCCTCACCGCCACTGCGCACAAGATCAACGGTCCAAAGGGCATGGGACTCCTCTTCGTTCGTGAAGGAACCTCCCTACACCCACTGATCCACGGAGGTAGTCAAGAGCGAGCGCTACGGCCCGGAACGGAAGACATCGCCGGAGCCGTGGGACTGGCGACAGCAGTTCGGCTCGCAGTAGAGGAGCAAGCCGAAAAGGCATTGCGACTTGTGGGCATCCGTGACAATCTCGAAGAAGGGCTTCAAGTCACGATCCCCGGGCTCAGGGTCAATTGTGCCGAAGCAGAACGGGCCTGTCATGTCAGTAGCCTTGGGATCCCCAACGTGTCGGATGCCTCGGGCCTCCTGATGGCGCTCGATCTCGAAGGAATCGCTGTATCCGGGGGCTCGGCCTGTCACAGCGGATCAGGTAAAGGCAGCCATGTGATCGGTGCGCTCTATGGTGAAGACGATCCCATGGCCACCGTCCGCGTCTCGTTCGGCCTCGGTACGAGCGAAGCAGACATCGAACACGCCCTCGAGGTGCTCCCGCGAGTCGTGAACCGCATGACGGCCGGGGAGTAGTCACATCATGAGTCGTGTGCTAGTGGCGATGTCGGGCGGCGTAGACTCATCTCTAGCCGCGGCGCTTCTAGTCGAGCAGGGGCACGAGGTCGTGGGAGTCACGATGAAGACCTTCTGCTACTCCGGTACCAAGAGCCACGGAAAGACGTGCTGCGGCCTCGATGGAATCATGGACGCGAAACGAGTGGCCGATGCCCTGAATATTCCGCACTACGTTTTCGATGTGGAGGAAAATTTCACTCGAGACGTCATCGATGACTTTGTTTCAGAGTACGCACGCGGCCGCACGCCGAATCCATGCGTGCGGTGCAACAGCCACACCAAGTTCCGAGACCTCCTCGAGCGCGGACGTGCCCTGGACTGCGACCAGATCGCGACCGGTCACTATGTGCGGGTAGAAGAGGAGGCCGGGCGGACGTGGCTCGCGAGAGGCCGGGACGAGTCCAAGGACCAGTCATATTTCCTGTGGGGCCTTCCCCCCTCGATGATTCCCCAGCTTCTCTTTCCCGTCGGTGAGTTGACCAAGACAGAGGTGCGGGAGCGCGCAAGGAAGCTCGCGCTCGCTACGGCCGACAAGCCGGAATCGCAGGAGATCTGCTTTGTGCCGAGCGGCGACTATCGGGATCTTCTTCAGAAGCGGCTAGGTTCGGTTCACCCAGCGCTCGAACCCGGCGCCCTGGTTCGTACAGACGGTACTGTAGTCGGAGAGCACCAGGGCTATGCGGGCTTCACGGTCGGGCAGAGGAAAGGCCTGGGCGGAGGATTTCCCGAGGCGATGTTCGTTCTCGAGATCCGGCCGGACCAGCGCGAGGTTGTGATTGGTCTCCATGACGAACTCTTCAGCGATACAGTGACTGTCGCCGAGCTCAACTGGCTGCAGGGCGCGCCGAAGCAGGGAGTCTCTGTTCGCGTGCAGCTTCGATATCGCACCCCGGCAGTCCCTGCGACGATCTCCGCCTCTGGCGAAAAATTGGAGCTAGCCCTGGACGATCCTTTTGCGGCAGTGACACCAGGCCAGTCCGCAGTCGTATTCGATGGTGACCGCGTACTCGGCGGGGGCCGGATACTCAAGGCAGAACTGGCGTCTCACGCCTGACCCACCCGTGGCGGATCGCTAGTGCCTTAGGCCGGACGCCTCTCCAAAGGTCTTCATGACTTGGCGCTCTTCCTCCGAAAGCTCCTCCGGAACCGATACGACGACCTCGACGTACTGGTCACCGTTGCGGTCGCCCTTGGCGATGCCCTGCCCTCGGATCCGGAACTTCGTCCCCGACTGAGTTCCTTTCGGAATGTTGAGGACCACCTTCTTCCCACCGATCGTCTTGACTCGGACCTTCGAGCCCAGGGTGGCTTGCACGATGTTGATGGGAACCCGAGCGTGGATGTCGAGCCCGTCGCGCTTGAAGAAACTGTGCCCTTTGACCTTATAGCTGATCACCAGGTCACCGGGGGGACCTCCGTGTCTGCCCCGCTCGCCCTGACCTGATAGCCGGACCTTCGAGCCTGTCTCGACGCCCGGTCGAACATTGATCGTGATTTTTCGGTGTTGGCGAACAGCCCCACGCCCCGTGCACGAAGGACAGTGCGTCTCAGGAAGTTTGCCTCGACCAAAACAGGCCGGACAGGGGCGCTTCACGGCGAAGCCACCCTGACCGAAAGAGACGTGGCCTGTCCCTTTGCACTCTTCGCATCGCTTCACGTCCGTGCCCGACTTTGCACCGTCTCCGCCGCACGTAGCACAGTCTTCCGTAATCGACACGTCGACGGAAATCTTCCCACCTTTCGCAGCGGTCAGGAAGGGGATTTCGACCACATATTCGACGTTCTGACCTTTCTGACGCGGCGACGTCTTTCTCGGATCGGCCGACGGACCGCCCTGGGGCTTCTCCTTTCCGAGGTCGAACAGCGAGCTGAACATGTCGGAGAGGTTTCCGAAGCCGCCCTCAAAGTCATCGAACGAGAAATTGGGGTCAGCCCCGGGGCCGCCTCGAGAGGGCTGAGGTGCGCCTCGTCCACCACCGAAGCCAAGGGACCCCAGTCGTCGCATCTGATCGTACTGCTTCCGCTTCTTGGAATCGCTGAGAACGGAGTAAGCTTCACCGATTTCCTTGAACCGCTCCGCTGCGCGCGGATTCCTCAGGTTGGCATCCGGGTGGTTTTCCTTAGCCAGCTTCCGATAGGCCTTCTTGACATCGTCGGGGCTCGCCTTGTCCTTGACGCCCAAAGTCTCGTAGAAGTCCTTCCCCGCTGCTGCCATGAGCGACTAGCTCTGCGTGTACACGCTCACCCGGGCCGGCCGGACGAGGATGCCTTTCAGGGAATATCCCTTCTGGAATACCTGGGAAACGTTGTCCACCTGGTCGTCGGACTCTGCAGGGACCCGAATCATGGCCTCCATCACCTCGGGGTCGAACTTCTGCCCAGAGGGATCGAGCATCTCGATGCCGGCGTCGCTGATCGTCCGGACGAACTTTCGTTCGACCAGGTCGATGCCTTCCATGATGGCCTCAACCGTCGCGTTGCTCAGGTCGAGGTCGGCGACTCGATGCAGGTCATCCAGGACATCGAGGAAATTTTCCACAAGGTCGGCCTGAGCCCTGGACCAAGCTGAAAGGCGTTCCTGTTCACTGCGCCGCTTGAAGTTGTTGAATTCTGCGACGAGACGTAGATGCCGGTCGTTCAGCTTGGCGAACTCTTCTTGAACCGCGACATCCTCCGAAGAGAGAGCGGAGCCGGCGCCACTAGGCGACGCACTGGTGCCCGGGCCGCCCAGGGACGCATCCGCACTCTGTGCAGAAGACCCATCTGCATCGGCAGGCGGTGCATCTACTAGGGGTGCTTCCAGGGACTCGTCGCCGAGTTCTGTCTCTTCGTGATTCGTCACGGGTTCGCTCATCTCGGACCCTTTCGGGTCTCTGGGTCATCTTGAAACGGTCAATCGGCTACAAAGATACAACCACGGCGCGATCTGGTTCAGCCCTCCCGCATGCCCTACGAGGCAGACCAATCGGACTCTTCATTCGCGAGCAACCGGCGGTACACCAGTGCGAGCGCAGTCTGAGCCGCCCGGGCTCGGACCGCCCCCCGGTCCCCACTGAAGTTGCGCACTACAGTTTCCGTGTTCCCGTTCACGCTCGTACCGAACCAGACCGTACCTACGGGCTTGTCGGGAGAGCCTCCTCCTGGACCGGCCACTCCCGTGATCCCGATTCCCACATCGGCCCCCAGAGCCGTGACCGCGCCCTCAGCCAGGCCCGCTGCAACCAGATCTGAGACCGCACCGGCGCGCGCCAACTCCTCAGCATCGATGTCAGCGAGCGCGACCTTCGACGCGTTCGTGTAGCAGATGAGCCCTCCACGGAACGTCTCTGAGGACCCGGGCGTGTCAGTGAGGCGTTTCCCAACAAGCCCACCCGTGCAACTCTCGGCCACCGCGAGGGTGCGGCGCTCCCTCAGCAGCAGCCGATGAACCGCCTCAGCCAGGTCCCCTGACTCCGATTCGAAGCGCCACGGGCCTACCACCTCACTGAGCGCCGCCAGTGTTCTGTCGAAGCGGAGCTGCGCACCCTCTGCCGTCCCTCCCAATATCGTGAACCGAAGGTCCACCCCGAGAAGGTCCGGGAGATAGGCCAGCTCCATGCCAGCGAGTGGATCGACCGCGAGAGCAGACCGCATCGATTCAAGCGATTCACACAGGGCGGACTCCGCGATGCCGGTCGTGTAGACGATTCGGTGATGAATCCCACCGCGGACGAGTCCTTTTTCGGACAGCGCAGCAAACAGGTCACCTTCAACGATGGCCTTGAATTCGTTCGGAACTCCGGGAAGGAGCACGATGACAGTCTCGTCATTCTCTAGGAACAATCCCGGCGCGGTGCCCAGGGGATTCGAGAGCGGGCGGCCTCCAGCCGGAACCATCCACTGCCCGGTGCTGGCCTTGGGAACCGTCGCGTATCCTCCCGCCGCGTAGCGGGCCTCCACAGCCCTCCTTACCTCGTCGTCCGGAACAAGGGTGAGCCCCAGCCGCGCAGCAACTGCAGCCTTGGTCCGATCGTCGGGAGTTGGACCTAGCCCGCCCGACACGACGACCAGTTCGGCTAGCGCGCACGCGGCACCCAGTGCCTCATCGATGTCCGATTCGATGTCGCCAACAGTGTACCGGCGGACCACTGAGATTCCCCGCGTGGCCAGAGCGCTCGACAGCCAAGCGGCATTGGTGTCGACGGTCTGGCCAGAGAGCAGCTCGTTTCCGACCGATACGACCGCCGCCCGGACCGGGGAATCACTCACCGAGAATACCTTAGTCCCGGATTCCGACCAGCGTCCGGTAAGACCAGAGGTAGTCGAGAAGGGAGTACACGGTCAGAACGATCGCAACTCCGAGGGTGATGGCTACAAACCACTCGAGTCCCTCAGACCCGAACCGCCAGGCAGCACCAACCCACGCCCGGTCAGAAGCCACCTGGGCCAAAGGATACCAGAGGAGGGCGCCCCCAATGAACAGCATCTGAAAGAGGGCCTTTCGCTTCCCCGCCACTCCGGCGGCGATCACGACGCCCTGCTTGGCCGCGTACCCGCGGAAGATCGTGATGAAAATCTCGCGCCCGAAAATAACCAACAGGATCCACATCGGGAGCTGCCCCCAGACCGGCGCTTCGTCCAGCGGCCCCACGCGGTGGGAAATCAGATAGATCGGGACCAGCGTTACCGCGAGCAGCAACTTGTCAGCGAACGGATCGAGCAGCTTCCCCATATCCGTGATCATGTCGTACCGCCGAGCCAGATAGCCGTCGTATACATCGGACAACGCAGCAACCACAAACAAACCAAAACCGAAGAACCTCAACTGCAGGTTCTCCGACATCACAAGCCAAGCGAGGAGCGGGCACGAAGCGATGCGAGCCAAGGTGATAACGTTCGGGACGTTCATCCGACTAGGGGTCATGATGTCAGGCGCCTCGCCGGTGCACGCGTGCGCCTCTCCGAAGGACTAAGAACGTTCTTCGACGACCAGCCTGCTCAAGCACGAGAGCGTTTCGAAGACCCCCGTCCCGTCCAGGTCTGTCCCGTAGTACACGATATTGCAGTTGATCTCGCGCGAGGCGTAGTTGATCATCGACATGGGTCGACGCTACCTCCGCATCAGTGTGATTCGTGAAGCCACAGAATCTCCGATCAGGGCCATTTGGAGCGGTGCCCCAAGGCTCTGAGACGTATCCGACGTTGTCCGGAAGAGGCTAACGGACAATAACTTCGGGCCGCCCGACCTGAGGTGCAAGTCTGCTGATTTCAAGCTGGCTCCATCGTCGCTTCGATTTGCAGTCGCTCTGCGTCATCCAGCATTCGATCGATGATGGCCTGGGCCCGCTCTCGCAGCATTTTCCGAGGCTCCCACGCGACGAAGTCCCGTAGCAGTCGAATCAAGTCCACGGATGCGGGTTCCCGGCTGACATGTCCGAGTGCAGCGAGCCGCTTCAGGGCCCGGGGGCTGAACAAATCCCGCCGATGACGCCTGACCTGCCCTTGTATAATCATCGCAGCAATCGCCCCGGCGGCGGCGGCGGCTAGAACGGTAAGTCCTGCAGTACGAAGCCTTTTGTCTATCATCACATTTCCCGTCGTCCGGCCAGCGCCTGCGCGATCGTCGTACCATCAACGTATTCGAGATCACTGCCGACCGGAATGCCACGAGCGAGCCTGGTGACGCGAGGACCGAGCGGCCGAATCTCGTGCTCGAGGTACACCGATGTCGCCTCCCCCTCAACGCTGGCGTTCGTTGCGATGATCACTTCCTGGACCTCGCCGCCAGAACCATCGATTCGGGCAAGCAGAGACGACAGGTTGAGTTCGTCCGGCCCGATGCCGTCGAGGGGTGAAAGCCGCCCTCCCAACACGTGAAAAAGCCCCCTGAACTGGCCGGTGCGCTCGATCGCACCGACCTCGTAGGCCTCTTCCACAATGCAGAGCACCGTCCGATCTCGCCTCGGGTTGGTGCAGATTTCGCAGAGTTCTTGTTCGGAAAAATTGCCGCAGGCGTCACACCTTCGAACCTTTTCGGCCAAGTCGACCAGGGATTGGGCCAGGCGGCGGGTATCGTCCTTTGACCCCTTCATGAGGTGATGCACGAGTCTGAGCGCGGTCCTCGAACCGATGCCCGGGAGACGTGCGAACTCGTCGCTGAGTCGCTCGATGGCCGACATGTAGGCTAGCGCTTTCTCAGAAGAGCTTCGGGAGTCCTGGAATGTTCATAGGAAGGCCCCCAGTCGCCTTCCGCACCTCCTGCTCGTACTCACCCTGTGCCTTGGCCTGAGCCTCGCTTAAAGCAGCCATCACGAGATCCTCGAGCATCTCTACGTCCCTCGGGTCTACGCACGTCGGGTCAATCTTTACTTGCCGTACCTGACCCTTTCCGTCGACCGTCACGGCCACCATGCCTCCCCCCGAGGAGGCTGAGATGGACCTTGTCTCCAGCGATTCCTGAAGCTCGGTCATCTTCGCCTGCAGTTGCTGGCCGAGCTGCATGAGCTGGGAGATGTCGGTCATGATCGGGCAGTTGCGAGTGGGGCTGCGGACGTCAGTCCATCAGCTCGAGATCAAGTTCTTCTACCGCCCGTTCGAGGCGTGGTTCCTGGCGAACGAGCGCACTGAGCGTATCGGCCTTCGCGTCCTCTTCCGAAATTCGGACTGAGCTATCGAGCTCCTTCACAGGTGCCTTGACCTGGATGACCGGTCGCCGACCGGCGAAGGGCGTGAGTCCTTCGCGAATCGTTTCAAGCACCGGGGTCGTGGAGAGCCTCTCATACGCGGGACCCGGGATCGGCCGAACCACGATTTCCCCGTCCGGCCCTCGGGAGACCTCCGCGGAGTGCAAAAATCCGACGAGTCCCGTTGGAAGCCCACGCCCCGACCCAAGCCAGCGTTTCCAGGCCTCGAGAATATCCTCAGAGGGCTCGATTGAATCAGGGGGAGACGAGGACTCTCCAGTAGCACATTTGGCGGGGGCAGCGCCGCCTTTGGCTGCAACCTCATTCTTCAGAGTAGAAGCCACGCTGAGACCACTTTGGCTCGTTGAGCCTGCTTCCGGCCCTGAACGCCCCTCCCCTGTCGGAGCGCCACTGCCCACACCACTTCCCGTTCCGCCTTCCGACGGAGGAGCCCCGCCCAGCGCTTGAATCAGCGCCTCGAGCGATACAGTGCGATCCAGAAAACTCATTCGCAGTAGCAGCATCTCGATGGGAAGTCGCGGGTTCGGACTTCGGCGCAGACTTCCCTGACTCTCCAAGTCAGATGCGGCGGACAGCATTCGCACCAAGTCTCCCGGGGCGAAGAAGGCGGCACGCTCGAGCAATTGCGAGCGGATGTCCTCCTGCATGTCCACCTCCGCGTCCGGGGAAAGACGCAGTCGAAGCAGGGTTCGGAGTACATCCAGGAGCCCGTGATAAAACTCGACCAGGTCGTAGCCCTCATCCACAAGGGCCTGTACCAAGCCGAAAACCTGCTCGTGCCGACTTTCCCGGAGGATATCAAGCAGCTCGATATATCGTTCGTCCTCAACAAGGCCCAGAACCCGTCGAACCGCATCGATCTCGACCTCGCCGCCGGTTAGCGACAGCACCTGATCTAGGAGAGACAGTGCATCTCGCATCCCGCCGTCCGCTTTCCGCGCGATGATCCGTAGCGCGTCCTCCGGTGCTGCAACACCCTCTGCAGCCAAAACCCGCTCTAATCGGGCGATGATGTCACCCACACCGATGCGGCGGAAATCGAATCGCTGGCACCGCGACAAAATCGGAGCCGCGGCCTGCTGAATTTTCTGGGGCTCAGTCGTCGCGAAGACGAAGATCACTCGCGGCGGTGGCTCCTCCAGGATCTTGAGAAGGGCATTCCATGCCTCGCGCGTAAGCATGTGGGCCTCGTCAACGATGTAAACCTTCGAGCGTCCATCCGCAGAGGGAGCGTACATCGCACGCTCCCGTAGGTCCCGAGCATCGTCTACTCCCCGGTTGGAAGCCGCGTCGATTTCCACGACGTCGAGGGCGGTGTGACCACCCCAGATGCGGCTACAACTCTCGCAGATCCCGCATGGTTCGCCCTCTGCGGTGCGGTCCGGGCAATTGAGCGCCATGGCGAGCACACGAGCCAGTGTCGTCTTGCCAACGCCCCGCGGCCCGCAGAACAGGTACGCGTGCCCAACCCGGTCGCCAGCCACTGCCCGACGCAGCGTCTCCGACACATGCTCCTGCGTCGCCACATCAGCGAAAGATCGGGGTCGGTGCTTCCTCGCCAAAGCCTTGTGGCTCAATAGATTGCGCCCGTCTTTTCAAGTATAAGGCGAGAAGGGTGCCCCAGGCTACCCGCAGCGACAATCACCACACTTACCGCTGCTACCTTCGGGGTCCTGACGGGATTCATGAGCTCTCACCCTGCGGACCTGGGGCACCAAGAACCTACCCGGGGCCCGATTGGAGGTCAACGTACGGGAGGGGTCGCGCGATGGGCCTTTTTCGAGGCTCAACCAGGCATGGATCCCCCCCACCGGGCCGATCGTTGTCCGATGAACATCGCGCGCTACCCGCCTCATGACCTCGGTACCTAGGGAGAAGCCGTCGCGTCCCGATTGCTGGAGCGTGCAGGATTGACGATCCGTGAACGCCGGGTATCGACTGGGCCGTCGAGAGATTGACACTATTGCGAGCCGGACTTCGGTTCTCGCCTTCGTGGAGGTGAAAACGCAGTCCAGGGGAGGGATGGGAAGCCCCGAAGATGCCGTCACGTGGAAAAACCGCCGGGAAGTCGATGTGGTGGCCCGAGACTACCTCATGCGCCATGTCCGTGAAGGCGTCGGTGTTCGGTTCGACGTGGTCGCGATTGTCCCAGATGAGCGCCGACGCATCCTCCGGTGTGATCACATCGAGGACGCGTGGCGGCCTCAATCCTAACCCATCAGCCCGTGACGACAGCCTCGACGGGAGCCAAGAGGTCCCGGCCGATCGCCTGGGCGATCGCGCGTACCTCCTTCATCATATCCGCGAACTGCTCAGGGTATAGCGACTGCGCCCCATCAGACCGCGCACTCGGC
This region of Longimicrobiales bacterium genomic DNA includes:
- the bshB1 gene encoding bacillithiol biosynthesis deacetylase BshB1, with protein sequence MPDGNPPLDILAVMAHPDDAELLCGGTLIKSAGRGKRVGVLDLTAGEMGSSGSAATRAREASAASAQMGLAVRMCAELPDSALENDHRSRLVVAAHLRALQPRVVITHWKVGRHRDHRIASELVRDACFLSGLSKLDLPSPPFRPKKLIYATAFREDAGPPDFVVDVTEQMERKLDVIVLYTTQFEGVTQAGEVYPGGDRRLSEQIRAQMAHYGSLIRVPYGEPFHTDETMEVDEISTLGVSTY
- a CDS encoding nucleotide exchange factor GrpE — its product is MSEPVTNHEETELGDESLEAPLVDAPPADADGSSAQSADASLGGPGTSASPSGAGSALSSEDVAVQEEFAKLNDRHLRLVAEFNNFKRRSEQERLSAWSRAQADLVENFLDVLDDLHRVADLDLSNATVEAIMEGIDLVERKFVRTISDAGIEMLDPSGQKFDPEVMEAMIRVPAESDDQVDNVSQVFQKGYSLKGILVRPARVSVYTQS
- the mnmA gene encoding tRNA 2-thiouridine(34) synthase MnmA gives rise to the protein MSRVLVAMSGGVDSSLAAALLVEQGHEVVGVTMKTFCYSGTKSHGKTCCGLDGIMDAKRVADALNIPHYVFDVEENFTRDVIDDFVSEYARGRTPNPCVRCNSHTKFRDLLERGRALDCDQIATGHYVRVEEEAGRTWLARGRDESKDQSYFLWGLPPSMIPQLLFPVGELTKTEVRERARKLALATADKPESQEICFVPSGDYRDLLQKRLGSVHPALEPGALVRTDGTVVGEHQGYAGFTVGQRKGLGGGFPEAMFVLEIRPDQREVVIGLHDELFSDTVTVAELNWLQGAPKQGVSVRVQLRYRTPAVPATISASGEKLELALDDPFAAVTPGQSAVVFDGDRVLGGGRILKAELASHA
- a CDS encoding CinA family nicotinamide mononucleotide deamidase-related protein, with the protein product MSDSPVRAAVVSVGNELLSGQTVDTNAAWLSSALATRGISVVRRYTVGDIESDIDEALGAACALAELVVVSGGLGPTPDDRTKAAVAARLGLTLVPDDEVRRAVEARYAAGGYATVPKASTGQWMVPAGGRPLSNPLGTAPGLFLENDETVIVLLPGVPNEFKAIVEGDLFAALSEKGLVRGGIHHRIVYTTGIAESALCESLESMRSALAVDPLAGMELAYLPDLLGVDLRFTILGGTAEGAQLRFDRTLAALSEVVGPWRFESESGDLAEAVHRLLLRERRTLAVAESCTGGLVGKRLTDTPGSSETFRGGLICYTNASKVALADIDAEELARAGAVSDLVAAGLAEGAVTALGADVGIGITGVAGPGGGSPDKPVGTVWFGTSVNGNTETVVRNFSGDRGAVRARAAQTALALVYRRLLANEESDWSAS
- the dnaX gene encoding DNA polymerase III subunit gamma/tau — translated: MARKHRPRSFADVATQEHVSETLRRAVAGDRVGHAYLFCGPRGVGKTTLARVLAMALNCPDRTAEGEPCGICESCSRIWGGHTALDVVEIDAASNRGVDDARDLRERAMYAPSADGRSKVYIVDEAHMLTREAWNALLKILEEPPPRVIFVFATTEPQKIQQAAAPILSRCQRFDFRRIGVGDIIARLERVLAAEGVAAPEDALRIIARKADGGMRDALSLLDQVLSLTGGEVEIDAVRRVLGLVEDERYIELLDILRESRHEQVFGLVQALVDEGYDLVEFYHGLLDVLRTLLRLRLSPDAEVDMQEDIRSQLLERAAFFAPGDLVRMLSAASDLESQGSLRRSPNPRLPIEMLLLRMSFLDRTVSLEALIQALGGAPPSEGGTGSGVGSGAPTGEGRSGPEAGSTSQSGLSVASTLKNEVAAKGGAAPAKCATGESSSPPDSIEPSEDILEAWKRWLGSGRGLPTGLVGFLHSAEVSRGPDGEIVVRPIPGPAYERLSTTPVLETIREGLTPFAGRRPVIQVKAPVKELDSSVRISEEDAKADTLSALVRQEPRLERAVEELDLELMD
- a CDS encoding YbaB/EbfC family nucleoid-associated protein, translating into MTDISQLMQLGQQLQAKMTELQESLETRSISASSGGGMVAVTVDGKGQVRQVKIDPTCVDPRDVEMLEDLVMAALSEAQAKAQGEYEQEVRKATGGLPMNIPGLPKLF
- a CDS encoding YraN family protein, whose protein sequence is MNAGYRLGRREIDTIASRTSVLAFVEVKTQSRGGMGSPEDAVTWKNRREVDVVARDYLMRHVREGVGVRFDVVAIVPDERRRILRCDHIEDAWRPQS
- a CDS encoding cysteine desulfurase family protein, producing MNPAYLDHAATTPVRKEVRAVMEPYALGAFGNASSTHRWGQVARAALENARAEIAESLGAQPSEIRFIRGGTESDNLALIGSYRAQRESSDGRAPSVVVTAVEHSAVLETAAYLETSEGASLTTLPVSPDGTVDLSALEPAIADGPATVSMMWVNNETGIILPVGEATQRAHRLGALMHTDACQALGKVRVHVGDVPVDLLTATAHKINGPKGMGLLFVREGTSLHPLIHGGSQERALRPGTEDIAGAVGLATAVRLAVEEQAEKALRLVGIRDNLEEGLQVTIPGLRVNCAEAERACHVSSLGIPNVSDASGLLMALDLEGIAVSGGSACHSGSGKGSHVIGALYGEDDPMATVRVSFGLGTSEADIEHALEVLPRVVNRMTAGE
- the pgsA gene encoding CDP-diacylglycerol--glycerol-3-phosphate 3-phosphatidyltransferase, which gives rise to MTPSRMNVPNVITLARIASCPLLAWLVMSENLQLRFFGFGLFVVAALSDVYDGYLARRYDMITDMGKLLDPFADKLLLAVTLVPIYLISHRVGPLDEAPVWGQLPMWILLVIFGREIFITIFRGYAAKQGVVIAAGVAGKRKALFQMLFIGGALLWYPLAQVASDRAWVGAAWRFGSEGLEWFVAITLGVAIVLTVYSLLDYLWSYRTLVGIRD
- the recR gene encoding recombination mediator RecR, coding for MSAIERLSDEFARLPGIGSRTALRLVHHLMKGSKDDTRRLAQSLVDLAEKVRRCDACGNFSEQELCEICTNPRRDRTVLCIVEEAYEVGAIERTGQFRGLFHVLGGRLSPLDGIGPDELNLSSLLARIDGSGGEVQEVIIATNASVEGEATSVYLEHEIRPLGPRVTRLARGIPVGSDLEYVDGTTIAQALAGRREM
- the dnaJ gene encoding molecular chaperone DnaJ; the encoded protein is MAAAGKDFYETLGVKDKASPDDVKKAYRKLAKENHPDANLRNPRAAERFKEIGEAYSVLSDSKKRKQYDQMRRLGSLGFGGGRGAPQPSRGGPGADPNFSFDDFEGGFGNLSDMFSSLFDLGKEKPQGGPSADPRKTSPRQKGQNVEYVVEIPFLTAAKGGKISVDVSITEDCATCGGDGAKSGTDVKRCEECKGTGHVSFGQGGFAVKRPCPACFGRGKLPETHCPSCTGRGAVRQHRKITINVRPGVETGSKVRLSGQGERGRHGGPPGDLVISYKVKGHSFFKRDGLDIHARVPINIVQATLGSKVRVKTIGGKKVVLNIPKGTQSGTKFRIRGQGIAKGDRNGDQYVEVVVSVPEELSEEERQVMKTFGEASGLRH